From Nocardia sp. XZ_19_385, the proteins below share one genomic window:
- a CDS encoding TetR/AcrR family transcriptional regulator: protein MPKTSDSPAPKGLPGRKAQAARNDGLILEAARAVFLADATAPIAAVATQAGVGISALYRRYPSKDALLRKLCHDGLRRYNAEADAALEDSDGWQGLVGFLERVVDADVHSLTVHLAGTFTPDEEMLPDVMHSGEVNAEIVRRAHESGRLRPEVNAQDLGLVLEACSAISMPDQKRTAQLRRRTLAMLIAGMAVPRTDNELPGPAPEPGEFAWRWQRERNARGRIVEA, encoded by the coding sequence GGGCCTGCCCGGGCGCAAGGCGCAGGCCGCGCGCAACGACGGGCTCATCCTGGAAGCGGCCCGCGCGGTTTTCCTGGCCGACGCGACCGCCCCGATCGCCGCCGTCGCCACCCAGGCGGGGGTGGGTATCAGTGCGCTCTACCGGCGCTATCCGAGCAAGGACGCGCTGTTGCGCAAGCTCTGCCATGACGGGTTGCGGCGCTACAACGCCGAAGCCGATGCAGCACTGGAGGATTCGGATGGCTGGCAGGGCCTGGTCGGGTTTCTGGAGCGGGTGGTCGACGCCGACGTGCACTCACTGACGGTGCACCTCGCGGGCACCTTCACCCCCGACGAGGAGATGCTGCCCGACGTCATGCACTCCGGTGAAGTGAACGCGGAAATCGTGCGCCGCGCCCACGAGTCGGGCCGCCTGCGGCCCGAGGTCAACGCGCAGGACCTCGGCCTGGTGCTGGAGGCCTGCTCGGCGATCAGCATGCCGGACCAGAAGCGCACCGCACAGCTGCGCCGGCGCACCCTCGCCATGCTCATCGCCGGTATGGCGGTCCCCCGCACCGACAACGAACTTCCAGGTCCGGCGCCTGAGCCCGGTGAATTCGCGTGGCGCTGGCAGCGCGAACGAAACGCCCGCGGACGCATCGTCGAGGCCTGA
- a CDS encoding TetR/AcrR family transcriptional regulator, producing MRHGGQQRSDRAIGTAPAAPKRVDARTERWRAHRLKVRAEFVDAAFRALGEFGPEVSMGDIAKEAGAAKPKLYRHFEDKTDLYNAIVDRVRDMLWDRIVASIDLTHDSARDLVRRGAAEYVLVVTEHPNVFRFMLHSHFTQQADESERALQSARQSARRAAEMFAGLLDNRIDVASIELVTYSIFGAVASATDWWIGANRLQDPALPVEKFVAYLAESISALAEANARLNGITINADLPLHQAFSAE from the coding sequence GTGAGACACGGCGGGCAGCAGCGTAGCGACCGGGCGATCGGTACCGCCCCGGCGGCGCCCAAGCGTGTCGACGCCCGCACGGAACGGTGGCGGGCACATCGGCTGAAGGTGCGCGCGGAGTTCGTGGACGCGGCCTTCCGGGCGCTCGGCGAGTTCGGCCCCGAAGTCAGCATGGGCGATATCGCCAAGGAAGCCGGTGCGGCGAAACCCAAGCTGTACCGGCATTTCGAGGACAAGACCGACCTCTACAACGCCATTGTCGACCGGGTCCGCGACATGCTGTGGGACCGCATCGTCGCCAGCATCGACCTCACCCACGATTCGGCGCGCGACCTGGTGCGCCGCGGGGCGGCCGAATACGTGCTGGTGGTGACCGAGCACCCCAACGTCTTCCGGTTCATGCTGCACAGCCACTTCACCCAGCAGGCCGATGAATCCGAGCGGGCCCTGCAATCGGCGCGGCAGTCGGCCCGGCGCGCCGCCGAGATGTTCGCGGGCCTGCTCGACAACCGGATCGATGTGGCGAGTATCGAACTCGTCACCTACTCGATCTTCGGCGCCGTCGCCTCCGCCACCGACTGGTGGATCGGCGCGAACCGCCTGCAGGATCCGGCCCTGCCCGTGGAGAAGTTCGTCGCCTACCTCGCCGAGAGCATCTCCGCCCTCGCCGAGGCCAACGCGCGCCTCAACGGCATCACCATCAACGCCGACCTGCCTCTGCATCAAGCGTTCTCGGCCGAGTAA
- a CDS encoding cyclopropane-fatty-acyl-phospholipid synthase family protein: protein MTDSTAPQSAQDFWEAFYQEREQIWTGNPNPLLVREAADLTPGTALDLGSGEGGDAIWLAQRGWTVTAVDISATALGRAAGHAEAAGVGERITWTKHDLTQSFPEGNFDLVSAQFLHSPVEADGERNQILQRAAAEAVAPGGVLLIGSHAGWASNQHHNHHPDVHFPTMDEMLEAIAAAPGEWQVETKDEVAREWTAPDGSTGVRTDTVLRIRRLSR, encoded by the coding sequence ATGACCGACAGCACCGCGCCCCAATCCGCGCAGGATTTCTGGGAAGCCTTCTACCAGGAGCGCGAACAGATCTGGACCGGCAACCCCAACCCGTTGCTGGTGCGCGAGGCCGCCGATCTCACCCCGGGCACCGCCCTGGATCTCGGATCCGGCGAAGGCGGCGATGCGATCTGGCTGGCCCAGCGCGGCTGGACCGTCACCGCCGTCGATATCTCCGCGACCGCGCTCGGGCGTGCCGCGGGCCACGCCGAGGCGGCAGGCGTCGGCGAACGCATCACCTGGACGAAACATGATCTGACGCAATCATTTCCGGAAGGAAACTTCGATCTGGTGTCGGCGCAGTTCCTGCATTCGCCGGTCGAGGCGGACGGGGAACGGAATCAGATATTGCAGCGGGCCGCGGCCGAGGCGGTCGCGCCGGGCGGGGTGCTGTTGATCGGCAGCCATGCGGGCTGGGCTTCCAACCAGCACCACAACCACCACCCGGACGTGCACTTCCCGACCATGGACGAGATGCTCGAGGCGATCGCCGCCGCGCCGGGCGAGTGGCAGGTGGAGACCAAGGACGAGGTCGCGCGGGAGTGGACCGCGCCCGACGGCAGCACCGGCGTCCGCACCGACACCGTCCTGCGGATCCGCCGGCTGAGCCGGTAG
- a CDS encoding SDR family oxidoreductase, whose translation MSNSKKIAVAGATGRLGRHVVDVLTEQGHEVVAFSRADGIDIETGAGLADALDGVQVVIDASSTPSADKDIATEFFTASAKNLHTAGQQARVEKLVAVSIIGIDKAVAGYNAAKLVHEQVLREGPLPVQILRAAQFHELVEVMLGWGTQGAVARLPKMRTQLVAARTVAEALVELAVNPAPEATDGPLPEIAGPQPETMAGAAALLAAARGLDVVVEEVSDPANPDREQFEDGTLLAAPHATLGGPTYAEWLAAN comes from the coding sequence ATGTCGAACTCGAAGAAGATCGCGGTGGCCGGAGCGACCGGACGACTGGGCCGCCACGTGGTGGATGTGCTGACCGAGCAGGGCCATGAGGTGGTGGCGTTTTCCCGGGCCGACGGCATCGACATCGAAACCGGCGCGGGCCTGGCCGACGCTCTCGACGGCGTGCAGGTCGTGATCGACGCCTCCAGCACCCCGTCCGCCGACAAGGATATCGCCACCGAGTTCTTCACCGCCTCCGCGAAGAACCTGCACACGGCGGGTCAGCAGGCGAGAGTCGAGAAACTGGTCGCGGTCTCCATCATCGGTATCGACAAGGCCGTCGCCGGCTACAACGCCGCCAAGCTCGTGCACGAGCAGGTGCTGCGGGAAGGCCCGCTGCCGGTGCAGATTCTGCGCGCCGCCCAGTTCCACGAACTGGTCGAGGTGATGCTCGGCTGGGGCACCCAGGGTGCGGTCGCCCGTCTGCCGAAGATGCGGACCCAGCTGGTCGCCGCCCGCACGGTCGCCGAGGCGCTGGTCGAGCTGGCCGTGAATCCGGCCCCGGAAGCCACCGACGGCCCGCTGCCGGAAATCGCGGGCCCGCAGCCGGAAACCATGGCGGGCGCCGCCGCACTGCTCGCGGCCGCGCGCGGCCTCGACGTCGTGGTCGAAGAGGTCAGCGACCCGGCCAACCCGGATCGGGAACAGTTCGAGGACGGCACGCTGCTGGCCGCCCCGCACGCGACCCTCGGCGGCCCCACCTACGCGGAATGGCTCGCCGCCAACTGA
- a CDS encoding TetR/AcrR family transcriptional regulator, translating into MATPHEPKQDRSRATRQRLLEATIDCLAERGWAAATVSVVAERAGVSRGAAQHHFPTREDLITGALEYMFDTRMAQSKSEAIALAEVAEGATRTQAVVAGLVDSYTTPLFKAALQVWTHAAADPVLRERIVPLEAKFGRIAHRRAVEALGVDDSDPVAHHLVQATLDLARGLGLADVLTDDSARRKQIVDQWSATLHAALTS; encoded by the coding sequence ATGGCGACACCCCACGAACCCAAGCAGGACCGCAGCCGGGCCACCCGGCAGCGGCTGCTCGAGGCGACCATCGACTGCCTGGCCGAACGTGGCTGGGCAGCCGCCACCGTGTCGGTGGTCGCCGAGCGGGCCGGGGTGTCGCGGGGCGCGGCCCAGCATCACTTCCCGACCCGGGAAGACCTGATCACCGGTGCGCTGGAGTACATGTTCGACACCCGGATGGCGCAGTCCAAGTCCGAGGCGATCGCGCTGGCCGAGGTCGCGGAGGGCGCGACCCGCACCCAGGCCGTGGTGGCCGGTCTCGTCGATTCCTACACCACACCGCTGTTCAAGGCGGCGCTGCAGGTGTGGACCCATGCCGCCGCCGATCCGGTGCTGCGCGAACGAATTGTCCCGCTGGAAGCCAAGTTCGGCCGGATCGCGCACCGCCGCGCCGTGGAGGCGCTCGGCGTCGACGACTCGGATCCGGTCGCGCACCACCTGGTTCAGGCCACCCTGGACCTGGCCCGCGGCCTCGGCCTGGCCGACGTGCTCACCGACGACTCCGCGCGCCGCAAGCAGATCGTGGACCAGTGGTCGGCCACCCTGCACGCCGCGCTGACGTCCTGA
- a CDS encoding enoyl-CoA hydratase family protein, whose amino-acid sequence MSDTAPYVRYELRDGFAVLTLDSPHNRNALSAKLVAELLQGLDRAWEDPAVRGIVLAHTGSTFCAGADLSEASNADPAAAADERTRVMIGVLRNLVEIPKPVIAQIDGNVRAGGMGIIAACDLVVAGPGSSFALTEVRIGMAPFMISLTLLPRLDPRAASRYYLTGEKFDAATAREIGLVTITAEDPAAEVARLCGELRKGSPQGLAEAKNLVNGGILAAFDDSADELAKRSASFFGTPEVQEGMLAFLQRRPPSWAQ is encoded by the coding sequence ATGAGCGATACCGCACCCTATGTGCGCTACGAACTGCGCGATGGTTTCGCGGTCCTCACCTTGGACTCGCCGCACAACCGGAATGCCCTCTCCGCCAAGCTCGTTGCCGAGCTGCTGCAAGGCCTGGACCGGGCCTGGGAGGACCCGGCGGTGCGCGGCATCGTGCTGGCCCACACCGGCAGCACGTTCTGTGCGGGCGCGGACCTCAGTGAGGCCAGTAACGCCGACCCGGCCGCGGCCGCCGACGAACGCACCCGCGTCATGATCGGGGTGCTGCGCAACCTGGTGGAGATCCCGAAGCCGGTGATCGCGCAGATCGACGGCAACGTCCGCGCCGGCGGCATGGGCATCATCGCCGCCTGCGACCTCGTCGTCGCCGGTCCGGGTAGCTCGTTCGCCCTCACCGAGGTGCGAATCGGCATGGCGCCCTTCATGATCTCGCTGACCCTGCTGCCGCGCCTGGACCCGCGCGCGGCCAGCCGGTACTACCTCACCGGCGAGAAGTTCGACGCGGCGACGGCCCGGGAGATCGGGCTCGTCACGATCACCGCCGAGGATCCGGCCGCCGAGGTCGCGCGCCTCTGCGGTGAACTCCGCAAGGGCTCGCCGCAGGGTTTGGCCGAGGCCAAGAACCTGGTCAACGGCGGCATCCTCGCGGCGTTCGACGACTCCGCCGACGAGCTGGCCAAGCGCTCGGCGAGCTTCTTCGGCACCCCCGAGGTGCAGGAGGGCATGCTGGCCTTCCTGCAGCGCCGTCCACCGAGCTGGGCACAATAA
- a CDS encoding acyl-CoA dehydrogenase family protein, whose amino-acid sequence MSFIETEEQKALRAAVAALAAKFNYRDYVLPKARKGEPLDELWDEAGKLGFLGVNLPEEYGGGGAGMYELALVQEELSAQGAGLLLMVVSPAICGTIITKYGTDEQKSYWLPKLADGTGKMVFGITEPDAGSNSHQITTTARRDGADWILNGRKIFISGVDQAEAVLIVGRTEDHKSGKLKPALFIVPTDAEGFQKTAQEMDIIEPDHQFTLFLDDVRLPASALVGSEDAALMQLFAGLNPERIMGAAMAVGGARYAIDRAVEYAKERTVWKTPIGAHQGISHPLAQVKIELELAKLMMQKAATLYDTGDEMGAAEAANMAKYAAAEANIKALDQAIQTHGGAGLTRDVGLAAMLAAARIGRIAPVSREMVLNFVAQFSLGLPKSY is encoded by the coding sequence ATGAGTTTCATCGAAACCGAAGAGCAGAAGGCGCTGCGCGCCGCGGTGGCCGCCCTGGCTGCCAAGTTCAACTACCGCGATTACGTGCTCCCGAAGGCCCGCAAGGGCGAGCCGCTGGACGAATTGTGGGACGAGGCAGGCAAGCTCGGCTTCCTGGGCGTCAACCTGCCCGAGGAGTACGGCGGCGGTGGCGCCGGCATGTACGAGCTGGCGCTGGTGCAGGAGGAGCTCTCCGCCCAGGGCGCGGGTCTGCTGCTGATGGTGGTGTCCCCGGCCATCTGCGGCACCATCATCACCAAGTACGGCACCGACGAGCAGAAGTCGTACTGGCTGCCCAAACTCGCCGACGGCACCGGCAAGATGGTCTTCGGCATCACCGAACCCGACGCCGGGTCCAACTCGCACCAGATCACCACCACCGCACGCCGCGACGGTGCCGACTGGATCCTCAACGGCCGCAAGATCTTCATCTCCGGCGTGGACCAGGCCGAGGCGGTACTGATCGTCGGCCGGACCGAGGATCACAAGTCCGGCAAGCTCAAGCCGGCGCTGTTCATCGTGCCGACCGATGCCGAGGGCTTCCAGAAGACCGCCCAGGAAATGGACATCATCGAGCCGGATCACCAGTTCACGCTGTTCCTCGACGATGTCCGGCTGCCCGCGTCGGCCCTGGTCGGTTCCGAGGACGCCGCGCTCATGCAGCTGTTCGCCGGTCTCAACCCGGAGCGCATCATGGGCGCCGCCATGGCGGTCGGCGGCGCGCGCTACGCCATCGATCGCGCGGTCGAGTACGCCAAGGAGCGCACCGTCTGGAAGACGCCGATCGGTGCGCACCAGGGCATTTCGCATCCGCTGGCCCAGGTGAAGATCGAACTGGAACTGGCCAAGCTGATGATGCAGAAGGCCGCCACCCTCTACGACACGGGCGACGAGATGGGCGCGGCCGAAGCCGCGAACATGGCGAAATACGCTGCGGCCGAGGCGAATATCAAGGCCCTCGATCAGGCCATCCAGACCCACGGCGGCGCCGGCCTGACCCGCGACGTCGGCCTGGCCGCCATGCTCGCCGCCGCCCGCATCGGCCGGATCGCCCCGGTCAGCCGGGAAATGGTGCTCAACTTCGTCGCCCAGTTCTCGCTGGGCCTGCCGAAGTCCTACTGA
- a CDS encoding biotin carboxylase N-terminal domain-containing protein codes for MTITSVLVANRGEIARRVFATCRRMGLGTVAVYSDADAAAPHVAEADAAVRLPGNTPAETYLRGELIIEAALAAGADAVHPGYGFLSENADFAKAVQAAGLIWIGPPVEAIEQMGSKVASKKLMDAAGVPVLAELDPAEVTDAHLPVLIKASAGGGGRGMRVVRALADLQPQIEAARREAESAFGDPTVFCERYLETGRHIEVQVMADEHGTIWAVGERECSIQRRHQKVVEEAPSPLVQRIPGMRKRLFEAARLAAGAIDYTGAGTVEFLADEAGDFFFLEMNTRLQVEHPVTECTTGLDLVRLQLDIAAGGHLAAEPPVMRGHSIEVRLYAEDPAQDWQPQSGPVHRLDIPLVATEFDLLDRPGVRLDTGVVDGSVVGVHYDPMLAKVISYAETRSEAARLLAAALQRAEIHGLVTNRDLLVRVLRHPAFLAGDTDTAFFATHGLDTLAAPLAAEADEALSIVAAALADAAANRKTAKVVGGLPSGWRNLPAQSQRKSYESRISGTHEVAYRFGRNAVTVEGHDGLAVLEATPDRVVLAVPGERGPVRRQFTIARYGDLVCVDSPLGPVAVRKLPRFSDPADQVATGSLLAPMPGSVIRLGAEVGSQVTQGQPILWLEAMKMEHTIAAPADGVLSALNVTVGQQVDIGAVLAVVDPAEVEE; via the coding sequence ATGACGATCACCAGTGTTCTGGTTGCCAACCGTGGCGAGATCGCCCGCCGCGTCTTCGCCACCTGTCGTCGCATGGGGCTCGGCACCGTGGCGGTGTACTCCGACGCGGATGCCGCCGCGCCACATGTCGCCGAAGCCGATGCGGCAGTGCGTCTTCCGGGTAACACGCCCGCGGAAACCTATCTGCGCGGCGAGCTGATCATCGAGGCCGCGCTGGCCGCCGGTGCCGACGCCGTCCATCCGGGCTACGGATTCCTTTCGGAGAACGCCGATTTCGCGAAGGCCGTCCAGGCGGCGGGCCTGATCTGGATCGGCCCGCCGGTCGAGGCGATCGAGCAGATGGGCTCCAAGGTCGCGTCCAAGAAGCTGATGGACGCCGCCGGTGTCCCGGTGCTGGCCGAATTGGACCCTGCCGAGGTCACCGATGCGCATCTGCCGGTGCTGATCAAGGCCTCGGCCGGTGGCGGCGGCCGGGGTATGCGGGTGGTGCGTGCGCTCGCCGACCTGCAACCGCAGATCGAAGCGGCCCGGCGCGAAGCGGAGTCCGCCTTCGGCGATCCGACCGTGTTCTGCGAGCGCTACCTGGAGACCGGACGGCATATCGAAGTCCAGGTGATGGCCGACGAGCACGGCACCATCTGGGCCGTCGGTGAACGGGAGTGTTCCATCCAGCGCCGTCATCAGAAGGTGGTTGAGGAAGCGCCTTCGCCACTGGTGCAACGGATTCCGGGCATGCGCAAGCGGCTCTTCGAGGCGGCCCGGCTGGCGGCCGGCGCCATCGACTACACCGGCGCGGGCACCGTGGAGTTCCTGGCCGACGAGGCCGGTGACTTCTTCTTCCTGGAGATGAACACCCGTCTGCAGGTGGAGCATCCGGTCACCGAGTGCACCACCGGCCTGGATCTCGTCCGGCTGCAGCTGGATATCGCCGCGGGCGGCCACCTGGCCGCCGAACCGCCCGTCATGCGCGGACATTCGATCGAGGTCCGGCTCTACGCCGAGGATCCGGCGCAGGACTGGCAGCCGCAGAGCGGCCCGGTGCACCGCCTCGATATCCCGCTGGTGGCTACCGAATTCGATCTGCTCGATCGGCCCGGCGTGCGCCTGGACACGGGTGTGGTTGACGGCTCGGTCGTCGGCGTGCACTACGACCCGATGCTGGCCAAGGTGATTTCCTACGCCGAAACCCGCAGCGAGGCAGCACGATTGCTGGCTGCCGCGTTGCAGCGCGCCGAGATCCACGGCCTGGTGACCAACCGTGATCTGCTGGTGCGGGTACTGCGGCACCCGGCGTTCCTGGCCGGTGACACCGATACCGCGTTCTTCGCGACGCACGGCCTGGACACGCTCGCAGCGCCTTTGGCCGCCGAAGCCGACGAGGCACTGTCCATCGTGGCCGCCGCGCTCGCCGACGCTGCGGCGAACCGGAAAACCGCGAAGGTCGTGGGCGGCCTGCCGAGCGGCTGGCGGAACCTGCCCGCGCAGTCGCAGCGCAAGTCCTATGAGAGCCGGATCAGCGGAACCCATGAGGTCGCTTACCGATTCGGCCGCAACGCCGTCACCGTCGAGGGCCACGACGGCCTCGCCGTGCTGGAGGCCACTCCGGACCGCGTCGTGCTGGCGGTCCCCGGCGAACGTGGTCCGGTGCGAAGGCAATTCACGATCGCCCGCTACGGCGATCTCGTCTGCGTCGATTCACCCCTGGGCCCGGTGGCCGTGCGCAAGCTGCCGCGTTTCAGCGACCCGGCCGACCAGGTGGCCACCGGCTCACTGCTCGCTCCCATGCCGGGCAGCGTGATCCGGCTCGGCGCCGAAGTCGGCAGCCAGGTCACCCAAGGTCAGCCGATCCTGTGGCTGGAGGCGATGAAGATGGAGCACACCATCGCCGCCCCCGCCGACGGCGTGCTGAGCGCCCTCAATGTCACCGTCGGCCAGCAGGTCGACATCGGAGCCGTTCTCGCAGTGGTAGATCCTGCAGAAGTCGAGGAGTAG
- a CDS encoding acyl-CoA carboxylase subunit beta gives MTTLRSTLDSASPEYAAAAEAMSGKLTEIEAEFDKAIAGGGPDKLARHRKRGKLTARERIELLIDEDSPFLELCPLAAWGSDFHVGASVIAGIGVVEGVECIIVAPDPTVRGGTSNPWTLRKNLRINDIAMENRLPVIGLVESGGADLPTQKEVFVPGGRMFRDLTRLSAAGIPTIALVFGNSTAGGAYIPGMSDYTVMIKERSKVFLGGPPLVKMATGEESDDESLGGADMHARVSGLADYLAADEQDAIRIGRSIIKRLNWEKKGPRARTEVIEPLYDPEELLGIVPSDLKIPFDPREVIARVVDGSDFDEFKPLYGSSLVTGWAELHGYPVGILANARGVLFSEESQKATQFIQLANQKNTPLLFLHNTTGYMVGKEFEQKGIIKHGAMMINAVSNSKVPHISLLMGASYGAGHYGMCGRAYDPRFVFAWPSAKSAVMGGAQLAGVISIVGRAAAEAKGMPFNEEADAGMRAMVEAQIEAESLPMFMSGRLYDDGVIDPRDTRTVLGMAMSAIHNAPIKGAEGFGVFRM, from the coding sequence TTGACCACACTGCGCAGCACACTCGACAGCGCGTCGCCGGAGTACGCGGCGGCCGCGGAAGCGATGAGCGGCAAGCTCACCGAGATCGAAGCCGAGTTCGACAAGGCGATCGCGGGCGGCGGCCCGGACAAGCTGGCCCGGCATCGCAAGCGCGGCAAGCTGACCGCGCGCGAGCGCATCGAACTGCTCATCGACGAGGACTCGCCGTTCCTGGAGCTGTGCCCGCTTGCCGCGTGGGGCAGCGACTTCCACGTCGGCGCCAGCGTCATCGCGGGCATCGGTGTGGTCGAGGGCGTCGAATGCATCATCGTGGCGCCCGATCCCACGGTGCGCGGTGGCACGTCGAATCCGTGGACGCTGCGCAAGAACCTGCGCATCAACGACATCGCCATGGAGAACCGGCTGCCGGTGATCGGCCTCGTCGAATCCGGCGGCGCCGACTTGCCCACGCAGAAGGAAGTTTTCGTGCCCGGCGGGCGCATGTTCCGGGACCTCACCCGGCTCTCGGCCGCCGGAATTCCCACTATCGCACTGGTTTTCGGCAACTCCACCGCGGGCGGCGCCTACATCCCCGGCATGTCCGACTACACGGTGATGATCAAGGAACGGTCCAAGGTGTTCCTGGGCGGTCCGCCGCTGGTGAAGATGGCCACCGGTGAGGAGTCCGACGACGAATCCCTCGGCGGCGCCGATATGCACGCCCGGGTTTCCGGCCTGGCCGACTACCTGGCCGCCGACGAGCAGGACGCGATCCGGATCGGGCGCTCGATCATCAAGCGCCTGAACTGGGAGAAGAAGGGCCCGCGGGCGCGTACCGAGGTGATCGAGCCGCTGTACGACCCGGAGGAACTGCTCGGCATCGTCCCGTCGGATCTGAAGATCCCGTTCGATCCGCGCGAGGTCATCGCCCGCGTCGTCGACGGCTCCGATTTCGACGAGTTCAAGCCGCTCTACGGCAGCAGCCTGGTCACCGGCTGGGCGGAACTGCACGGCTACCCGGTCGGCATTCTCGCCAACGCCCGCGGCGTGCTGTTCTCCGAGGAATCGCAGAAGGCGACCCAGTTCATCCAGCTGGCGAACCAGAAGAACACGCCACTGTTGTTCCTGCACAACACCACCGGCTACATGGTCGGCAAGGAATTCGAGCAGAAGGGCATCATCAAGCACGGCGCGATGATGATCAACGCGGTCTCGAACTCGAAGGTGCCGCACATTTCGCTGCTGATGGGCGCCTCCTACGGCGCCGGGCACTACGGCATGTGCGGGCGCGCCTACGACCCGCGCTTCGTCTTCGCCTGGCCCAGTGCGAAATCCGCCGTCATGGGCGGTGCGCAGCTGGCCGGAGTCATCTCCATCGTCGGCCGCGCCGCCGCCGAGGCGAAGGGCATGCCGTTCAACGAGGAGGCCGACGCCGGGATGCGCGCCATGGTGGAAGCGCAGATCGAGGCCGAATCGCTGCCGATGTTCATGTCCGGCCGGCTCTACGACGACGGCGTGATCGATCCGCGCGATACCCGCACGGTGTTGGGAATGGCGATGTCCGCCATCCACAATGCCCCGATCAAGGGCGCCGAGGGCTTCGGCGTCTTCCGGATGTGA
- a CDS encoding acyl-CoA dehydrogenase family protein: protein MSPWNSPERRELRATVRGFVEREILPHLDGWERDGEIPRELHKKAGALGLLGIQFPEAVGGSGGDGIDAMIVCEEIHQAGASGGLFASLFTCGIAVPHIIASGNEDLIERFARPTLAGEKIGSLAITEPGGGSDVGHLTTTARRDGDHYIVNGAKTYITSGVRADFVVTAVRTGGPGASGISLLVVEKGTPGFTVSRKLEKMGWLASDTAELSYQDVRVPVENLVGPENSGFYQIAGAFVSERVGLAVQAYAQAQRCLDLTLEWVRNRETFGRPLISRQAVQNTVTEMHRRTDVARVYTRNVVERAANGETDLIAEVCFAKNTAVEAGEWVANQAVQLFGGLGYMRESEVERQYRDIRIIGIGGGTTEILTGLAAKRLGYQS from the coding sequence GTGAGTCCCTGGAATTCACCCGAGCGGCGCGAATTGCGCGCCACCGTACGAGGTTTCGTCGAGCGGGAGATCCTTCCGCATCTCGATGGCTGGGAGCGGGACGGTGAGATCCCGCGCGAGCTGCACAAGAAGGCCGGGGCGCTCGGCTTGCTGGGCATCCAATTCCCGGAAGCCGTCGGCGGTTCCGGCGGTGACGGTATCGACGCGATGATCGTGTGCGAGGAGATCCATCAGGCCGGCGCCTCCGGTGGCCTGTTCGCCTCGCTGTTCACCTGCGGGATCGCCGTGCCGCACATCATCGCCTCGGGCAACGAGGATCTGATCGAGCGCTTCGCCCGGCCGACGCTGGCGGGGGAGAAGATCGGGTCGCTGGCGATCACCGAGCCCGGCGGCGGCTCCGATGTGGGGCACCTGACCACGACGGCCCGCCGCGACGGCGACCACTACATCGTCAACGGCGCCAAGACCTACATCACCTCCGGCGTGCGCGCCGATTTCGTGGTCACCGCGGTACGCACGGGCGGGCCGGGCGCGAGCGGGATCTCGCTGCTGGTGGTGGAGAAGGGCACGCCGGGTTTCACGGTCAGCCGGAAACTGGAAAAGATGGGCTGGCTGGCCTCCGACACCGCCGAACTGTCCTATCAGGATGTCCGGGTGCCGGTGGAAAACCTTGTCGGACCGGAGAACTCGGGCTTCTACCAGATCGCGGGCGCCTTCGTCAGCGAGCGCGTCGGGCTGGCCGTGCAGGCGTACGCACAGGCCCAGCGCTGCCTGGATCTCACCCTCGAGTGGGTGCGCAACCGGGAGACCTTCGGCCGCCCGCTGATCAGCCGGCAGGCCGTGCAGAACACGGTCACCGAGATGCACCGTCGCACCGATGTGGCCCGCGTCTACACCCGGAATGTGGTGGAGCGCGCGGCCAATGGTGAGACGGATCTGATCGCGGAGGTGTGCTTCGCCAAGAACACCGCCGTGGAAGCGGGCGAGTGGGTGGCCAATCAGGCCGTGCAGCTCTTCGGTGGCCTGGGCTACATGCGCGAGTCCGAGGTGGAGCGGCAGTACCGCGACATCCGGATCATCGGCATCGGCGGCGGCACCACCGAAATTCTGACCGGATTGGCAGCGAAACGATTGGGGTACCAGTCTTGA